The window GCGCTCAttatgttacaaattaaaatgtgcGAGACGGAGGAGTTGCGCTCGCTGCTTGTGTTGCTGCTGCGTCATTACAACCCTAAGTATCACACCAGACAATACCTACAGGTAACTACCTAATACACTTTAGTTTACATCCTTGGCTGTAAAAGTTTTTGTCGAGATATGTTAAGGGCCTACTAAACATAGAAACTGTTAACTATCTATTAACTGTGAATGTCTGTTTTCAGGACCTTGTGGTTACCAATCATATATTGCTGATGTTCCTGGACGGTGCAATAAAGCTGCCGGAATACCACGGCTCCACCAATATACCTGATCATATAAGACAGTATGTACCACAATTACgacagttatattttatataaaagactCTATTAAGTGTATCTATACATTAACGGGCGGGTTTCACTACTTTTGGATAGGATGGGTTAACTAAACAAGCGGATTTTTGATAGAGTTTTTGATACTTTGTGGTTACTCTATCAACTGTCAACGCGAGActgttcttaaaataataatttccaacTTTTGGAATGCATTGTGTTAACATTGCTTATTGTGTTACAACAGGTTCGCCACAACTGAAATAATGTACCAATACGGGCTGTTACTGGAAGATTACATCGGCAACGGAGAATTTGTCAACGACTGTATATTCACTCTGATGCACCACGTCGGAGGAGAGCTCGGTAGTCTCATCACTTTGTTCCAACCAAAGATTCTCAAAACCTTTACCTCCATATGGAAATCGGAGTTCGAAATCTGCGACGTGAGTTTTTATTGCGATAACGATTTACAATCGATATTGATATGCTATCTGTTGTTAGATTTGCGTATCTTCAGTTGAGTTCTTACACATTTTGAATGGAATATATGTCGAAATTTAACTGTAGATAAGCAAATCTATCCATGGATAGCATATTAATACTGACTAAGATTTTGTCAAAATTAGAAACTAACTAACGTGAATTCACCGTATATTTTTGACATGTTTCGCAGGACTGGTCTGATCTCATAGAGTACGTGATCAACACTTTCATCAAGAAGCCTCATAGTCTGCACAGTACCGCTAACTTCCGTCTCGACACGGAGAGCTTTGACGACGAGAAGATCGAGATCAAACCGCTAGAGGCACCTCTGTCTCAAACCAACCTTGACAACGTCGACATTGAGAACAAGAAACTATCGACTCACAGTACTATCACACACACTGCACTTGATAAGTACGTCCTTTTACTTGCctctttatttgttttggttCTAATCGAAATGGTACTAAAATTTGTTAACTTGCAGTTGGACGGAGGATGAATTGTCATCTCTAAGTTGGAACTACATGCAGTGCAGCGCTCTGCCTGATGTGGTGGGAGAAATCATCAAGTTGTTTAAAGAAGACGGTGTTATTAAGTCAAGGGACTCTGTCATTCGACAACTGTTTAAGCAGAATCTGATCAACAAGGAGGAGTTTGACAACCTCCTCAAGGGTGAAAGTGATAGAAATTCCAaaaatgttcaaataaataaagaagtaaGAGACGATGAAATAAGTACCCTCTGTGAGCAGTTGGCACAGGACGGTAAGCAAAAGTTCTTGGACTGGGTCCAAAGTGTCTTGTTGGAGACTTGCTTCgccaaaatatatttagagAAAAGGTCCAACGAGATCGAGGGTGAAGAACCATTCGATAACGCTGAAATAAACTGGATGAACTTAAGGAAATCTGAAGACTTGAATGTTCTGTCACCAGTATCGTACCACTCACTTGGTGAGTATCAAATGTTCCTTGGTTTACTTACTTTTACGTTTCATTACAATTTGTTAACgctttttttctatttatagtcTTGAACCAATCCGTGCCACTGGTACCATGGAACTGCAAACAGGCATCGATGTGCAAGGACCTGAAGTTCTTGCAATTACTGCACAAATTAGGGTTCCACATGCCCGTCGACTCCGGCAAAGTTTTTATTCGGATACCGCACTTTTGGACCGCTGATTTCCTATACGACGTGGctggaaaaatttcacccatcgacaaaagtaagtttatacatacacatatgGAGAATGTCGAGTTAACATCGTTAATCAAAATTAacgtttttgtttagttttggcATAGTTCAAACATTTtctctataatattaattatactttgGTCAATTCGGCAAAAGACCCATGCCTAGCAGGGGGACAAaagtgggttaaaaaaaaggataaaaatataaatattccttttgttattataataaataatccaTAACGAAATATATAactaattgtataataatttccAGGTAAACTAAAGTTCTCAATGAACGATATATCAGACAGCACGGTTATAAACTCGTGTCAGCAGGACAGTCTAGTATTATCGGCGGATCTCACGAAGGACATCACTATGATCGAGACCACAGACAAGTTCTATCAGGTTCACAAACAGAAACACCTCGCCACTATGGTCAACTTCACGCCAATGTAAGTTATACTAAGCCCGGTTTCACTTTTGATTAAGTATTGGTTAGCTTatcagataaataattattcctGTCATTTTGTCTACTTGATAGGTTGTCCGACACTAAGAAAAGCCGTGAAATTGGCCCGCAATCTAAAAATACAGTACATAGATAACTCaccaaataaaagttttaaaaatatgaaataataaaattatcaatacaTTGAAGGTAAATGTAACATTGTATTATGTTTTTAGGCCTGGTTCTTCTTTCAACACGGAGGCTGGTGATGTAGACAAGGAAAACTGGTTAGAAGTCGTGCAGAAATCACAAGAGTACAAAATATCATTGAACTTGGACaggtaatattatttactgtgGAAGTTACTTTTTATGCTTTCATGGCTTTACTGGCTGAACTGATTTGATGAAAATCAGATCAGAATCATTTGACCGGGTATTGGAAACATAATGTACTTACACTGGACGAGATTAGTGCTCATCTCACGTTTAACCTAACTCT of the Anticarsia gemmatalis isolate Benzon Research Colony breed Stoneville strain chromosome 3, ilAntGemm2 primary, whole genome shotgun sequence genome contains:
- the tim gene encoding timeless isoform X3; the protein is MEKAVSCSSGMQSDCRSDQVSSSNNAEKKIVISENSDCGYGTQIENQESISTSSNEDELPTKKPVHQKPHNPKQRINNKVRSCISMQDRKRKKIVKRGKSNIPIYHFSINVQGLSHKTPTDDDIANVLKEFTVDFLLKGYNSLVQTLYNQILTNLQLEIDTSHFFWLVTYFLKFATQIELDVEHVCSVLSFDIVSYLTAEGVNLCEQFELAIKLDGSDLKPSIRRLHLVVTAIRELIQAIEVYKKFPHVCKEDKNALIMLQIKMCETEELRSLLVLLLRHYNPKYHTRQYLQDLVVTNHILLMFLDGAIKLPEYHGSTNIPDHIRQFATTEIMYQYGLLLEDYIGNGEFVNDCIFTLMHHVGGELGSLITLFQPKILKTFTSIWKSEFEICDDWSDLIEYVINTFIKKPHSLHSTANFRLDTESFDDEKIEIKPLEAPLSQTNLDNVDIENKKLSTHSTITHTALDNWTEDELSSLSWNYMQCSALPDVVGEIIKLFKEDGVIKSRDSVIRQLFKQNLINKEEFDNLLKGESDRNSKNVQINKEVRDDEISTLCEQLAQDGKQKFLDWVQSVLLETCFAKIYLEKRSNEIEGEEPFDNAEINWMNLRKSEDLNVLSPVSYHSLVLNQSVPLVPWNCKQASMCKDLKFLQLLHKLGFHMPVDSGKVFIRIPHFWTADFLYDVAGKISPIDKSKLKFSMNDISDSTVINSCQQDSLVLSADLTKDITMIETTDKFYQVHKQKHLATMVNFTPMPGSSFNTEAGDVDKENWLEVVQKSQEYKISLNLDSTIIEEEEIAESDVVMQPPLSVASAAAVPVPPIMSTKQHATAFNEQVADSEYYNNSACETASVASDLTRMYVSDEEDKPEVLGPRAGVVAGSPARDQHMSAHSDSGDTGKRPRVQLFPSF